A region from the Capra hircus breed San Clemente chromosome X unlocalized genomic scaffold, ASM170441v1, whole genome shotgun sequence genome encodes:
- the LOC102180110 gene encoding late histone H2B.L4-like — MSEPTPDNSEEDIITKEMGTSEIEPSDTEMAEAGPSNPDPCDAEPKKAKRKTAKGRRCRCRRRRRCGQGNFSSFATYFPRVLKQVHTGLSLSRESVNVLDSFVKDMFERIAEEAGRLAHCSRRCTIMTEDIQTAVRLLLPGELGKYAVSEASKAVARYRTSR, encoded by the coding sequence ATGTCTGAACCAACCCCTGACAACTCGGAGGAAGACATAATCACCAAAGAAATGGGCACCTCTGAAATTGAGCCCTCTGATACGGAGATGGCGGAAGCAGGGCCCTCCAATCCAGACCCGTGTGATGCTGAACCAAAAAAGGCAAAGCGGAAGACAGCTAAGGGCCGCCGTTGCcgttgccgccgccgccgccgctgcggtCAGGGCAATTTCTCAAGCTTTGCTACCTATTTCCCTAGGGTGCTGAAGCAAGTACATACAGGCCTGAGTCTTTCCCGTGAGTCCGTGAACGTCCTGGACTCGTTTGTGAAAGATATGTTCGAGCGGATTGCCGAAGAGGCCGGGCGCCTGGCCCACTGCAGCAGGCGCTGCACCATCATGACCGAAGACATCCAGACAGCCGTGCGTCTTCTGTTGCCTGGGGAGCTCGGCAAGTACGCCGTGTCCGAGGCCAGCAAGGCGGTCGCCAGATACCGCACCAGCAGATGA